In the Mytilus galloprovincialis chromosome 10, xbMytGall1.hap1.1, whole genome shotgun sequence genome, one interval contains:
- the LOC143047415 gene encoding uncharacterized protein LOC143047415: protein MALSKVPDEKVNLITCPICSEVFKSPKILPCLHTFCELCIHQIIVSANHKKENKTRSFSCPICRTVVKPRTDNIDQEHINQWAATLPDNISLNTMITFTKSNSKPECHACKRHEQTTEAKFWCKQCVEAFCEKCNFMHSWMKMLATHQVVLIDEFVSQIDGIDLEAIEEQCRTHPHNKINVFCCDHRAMCCSLCVSLDHRKCENIESIDEITFNSTFYDSIQEKLDNIRVATQENLQTKHQEKETLRVGVEKTEDEASKFVDHIKSKLDNLFETFKKQLHVFRDEQNTKLNVRIRLLEQLERNLKHWIKVTKKVKDNGSKTQLFMHVETIKHQIETSIKEITTINNDKTTIGVYFEKNKKVQKVEAFDQIGCFQNIKSANGIELGAVFKTCLEFGVCFINLEAITVEKNRTIHIPLSKLKCGVCYGDKYILIGGDEGKVHLIDKFKGLVVKTLSLDYKIKRICLDVTQNRLYLSCCGMVLYCTNIVGESISKPKKMILEHIHNGPIGALCSFEEAIYTVKTGAIQKFSSCQNFPPTNITECFNTNTYSEGHTGCNGMTIFNEQIYYTTTAKEVKCSTLEGHQIFSHKSDRIKMPVSVAMWQFGITAAFILNREPRGSLHALSVDGKKQVKLLGKFENVTDPWDMWVDIDEKEIYVAGGEYIDVYRVKFKSE, encoded by the coding sequence ATGGCTTTATCAAAAGTACCTGACGAAAAGGTGAATTTAATAACATGTCCAATTTGTTCAGAAGTGTTCAAATCTCCCAAAATATTGCCATGCTTACACACATTTTGTGAACTTTGTATACATCAAATCATTGTTTCTGCGAACCACAAGAAGGAAAATAAAACCAGGTCATTTAGTTGTCCTATTTGTAGAACAGTTGTAAAACCACGGACAGATAATATCGATCAAGAACATATAAACCAATGGGCTGCAACACttccagacaacatatctttaAACACCATGATAACTTTCACTAAAAGCAACTCAAAACCAGAATGTCACGCATGTAAGAGACATGAACAGACAACTGAGGCAAAATTCTGGTGTAAACAGTGTGTTGAAGCATTTTgtgaaaaatgtaattttatgcaTAGTTGGATGAAAATGCTGGCAACACACCAAGTTGTTTTAATTGACGAGTTTGTTAGTCAAATAGACGGAATTGATCTCGAGGCAATTGAAGAACAATGCCGAACACACCCGCATAATAAGATCAACGTTTTTTGTTGTGATCACAGAGCTATGTGTTGCAGTCTGTGTGTTAGCTTGGATCATAGAAAATGCGAGAACATTGAATCTATAGACGAAATAACATTTAATAGCACCTTCTACGACAGTATACAGGAAAAACTTGACAACATAAGAGTTGCGACGCAAGAAAATTTGCAGACGAAACACCAAGAAAAGGAAACCCTTCGAGTCGGTGTTGAAAAAACAGAAGATGAAGCTTCAAAATTTGTCGACCATATCAAAAGTAAACTAGACAATTTGTTTGAAACATTTAAGAAACAACTGCACGTGTTTCGGGATGAACAAAACACCAAGCTTAATGTCCGTATAAGGCTATTAGAGCAGCTCGAAAGAAATCTTAAACACTGGATTAAAGTGACGAAAAAAGTTAAAGATAATGGTAGCAAAACACAGTTATTTATGCACGTCGAAACCATCAAGCATCAGATCGAAACAAGTATTAAAGAGATCACAACTATAAATAATGACAAAACAACCATTGGAGTTtattttgagaaaaataaaaaagttcagAAAGTTGAGGCTTTTGATCAGATTGgttgttttcaaaatattaaaagtgcAAACGGTATTGAGTTGGGAGCTGTCTTTAAAACATGCCTAGAATTCGGGGTATGTTTTATCAACCTTGAAGCTATCACTGTTGAAAAAAATAGAACTATTCATATCCCGCTTTCAAAGTTAAAGTGTGGCGTATGCTATGgggataaatatatattaataggCGGGGACGAAGGAAAAGTTCATTTGATAGACAAATTTAAAGGCCTAGTCGTGAAAACACTTTCTTTAGATTACAAAATTAAACGCATTTGCTTGGACGTAACACAGAATAGACTTTATTTGTCGTGCTGTGGTATGGTTTTGTATTGTACAAACATCGTTGGAGAATCTATTTCTAAACCAAAGAAAATGATTTTGGAGCATATTCATAATGGACCGATTGGGGCATTATGTTCCTTTGAAGAGGCAATTTATACGGTAAAGACGGGCGCTATTCAAAAGTTTTCTTCGTGTCAGAATTTTCCGCCAACAAACATTACtgaatgttttaatacaaatacGTATTCTGAAGGACACACAGGCTGTAATGGCATGACCATctttaatgaacaaatatattaCACAACAACTGCGAAAGAGGTGAAATGTTCTACCTTGGAAGGCCACCAGATATTCAGTCATAAGAGTGACCGAATCAAAATGCCTGTTAGTGTTGCTATGTGGCAGTTCGGGATCACAGCGGCCTTTATTCTGAACAGAGAACCCCGAGGGTCTTTACATGCTTTGTCAGTTGATGGTAAAAAGCaagtaaaacttttaggaaaatTTGAAAACGTTACAGATCCTTGGGACATGTGGGTTGACATTgacgaaaaagaaatatatgtagctGGAGGAGAGTACATAGATGTTTACCGAGTAAAGTTTAAAAGTGAATAG